The Methylobacterium currus genome contains a region encoding:
- a CDS encoding lysophospholipid acyltransferase family protein encodes MTYLVAGLRLLAYALTFALLAGPHWLTLKLGRGRFAGHAPCWLHRVFLRLFRLRITVTGTPPAAGEAALVIANHISWLDIPVLGAVRPLSFVAKSEIAGWPVIGTLARLQRTVFIDRARKRHTAVVNTEMSRRLRDGELIVLFAEGTTGDGTRLLPFRTSLVGAARAAITEGGLDRVRLQPLCIAYTRRNGLPLTRAERPDIAWYGDMELGPSVKLFFERGPIDVQVTWGEPIAFAAGTDRKAATALAEASVRRALQEAVTGRPPAPQPAPQPAPQPVPVPVPQPVHEAPPILIPAATA; translated from the coding sequence ATGACGTACCTCGTCGCCGGCCTGCGGCTCCTCGCCTACGCCCTCACCTTCGCGCTCCTCGCCGGGCCGCACTGGCTGACCCTGAAGCTCGGGCGGGGGCGGTTCGCCGGCCATGCGCCGTGCTGGCTGCACCGGGTCTTCCTGCGGCTGTTCCGGTTGCGCATCACCGTGACCGGCACGCCGCCGGCCGCGGGCGAGGCGGCCCTCGTCATCGCCAACCACATCTCGTGGCTCGACATCCCGGTGCTGGGGGCGGTGCGGCCGCTCTCCTTCGTGGCGAAGTCCGAGATCGCCGGCTGGCCGGTGATCGGCACGCTCGCCCGGCTCCAGCGCACGGTCTTCATCGACCGCGCCCGGAAGCGCCACACCGCCGTGGTCAACACCGAGATGAGCCGGCGCCTGCGCGACGGCGAGCTGATCGTGCTGTTCGCGGAGGGGACCACCGGCGACGGCACCCGGCTCCTGCCGTTCCGCACCTCCCTCGTCGGCGCCGCCCGGGCGGCAATCACCGAGGGCGGGCTCGACCGGGTACGGCTCCAGCCGCTCTGCATCGCCTATACGCGCCGCAACGGCCTGCCGCTCACCCGGGCCGAGCGTCCGGACATCGCCTGGTACGGCGACATGGAGCTAGGCCCCAGCGTCAAGCTGTTCTTCGAGCGCGGCCCGATCGACGTCCAGGTGACCTGGGGCGAGCCGATCGCCTTCGCGGCCGGCACCGACCGCAAGGCCGCGACGGCTTTGGCCGAGGCCTCGGTGCGCCGCGCCCTGCAGGAGGCGGTGACCGGGCGCCCGCCGGCGCCCCAGCCCGCGCCCCAGCCCGCGCCCCAGCCCGTGCCCGTGCCCGTGCCGCAGCCGGTGCACGAGGCGCCGCCTATTCTCATTCCGGCCGCGACGGCTTAA
- a CDS encoding NifU family protein, translated as MFIQTEATPNPATLKFLPGKVVLPEGTFEARDEGAAARSPLARALFGVEGVSGVYLGHDFISVTKAEGEPGWPQVKPAVLGAIMEHFMSGAPVLEAGHAPEEAAEEFFDEADADTVATIKDLLETRVRPAVAGDGGDITFRGFRDGVVFLEMKGACSGCPSSTATLRQGVQNLFRHFLPDVREVQAVS; from the coding sequence ATGTTCATCCAGACCGAAGCCACCCCGAACCCCGCCACCCTGAAGTTCCTGCCCGGCAAGGTCGTGCTGCCCGAGGGCACCTTCGAGGCGCGGGACGAGGGCGCCGCGGCGCGCTCGCCGCTCGCCCGCGCCCTGTTCGGCGTCGAGGGCGTCTCCGGCGTCTATCTCGGCCACGACTTCATCTCGGTGACCAAGGCCGAGGGCGAGCCCGGCTGGCCGCAGGTCAAGCCCGCGGTGCTCGGCGCCATCATGGAGCATTTCATGTCGGGGGCCCCGGTCCTCGAGGCCGGCCACGCCCCCGAGGAGGCGGCCGAAGAGTTCTTCGACGAGGCCGACGCCGACACGGTCGCCACGATCAAGGACCTGCTCGAGACCCGGGTGCGGCCGGCGGTGGCCGGCGACGGCGGCGACATCACCTTCCGGGGCTTTCGCGATGGCGTGGTGTTCCTGGAGATGAAGGGCGCCTGCTCGGGCTGCCCGTCCTCCACCGCCACCCTGCGCCAGGGCGTGCAGAACCTCTTCCGCCACTTCCTGCCCGACGTGCGCGAGGTCCAGGCGGTCTCGTGA
- a CDS encoding helix-turn-helix domain-containing protein, with protein MKKAPDPVDRHVGHRVRVRRLLVGVSQEKLGDALGVTFQQIQKYEKGTNRISASRLRQIADMLGVPVSFFYEGAPRQDGGRSEEGAEPTSDLAAHDVFWTSQDLQLVRAFQRIADAQLRRRIISLVEAIGTGPATTPPDGTA; from the coding sequence GTGAAGAAGGCACCCGATCCGGTTGATCGTCATGTCGGGCATCGCGTGCGCGTCAGGCGGCTTCTCGTCGGCGTGAGCCAGGAGAAGCTGGGCGACGCCCTCGGCGTGACGTTTCAGCAGATCCAGAAATACGAGAAGGGAACCAACCGGATCAGCGCCAGCCGGCTGCGCCAGATCGCCGACATGCTGGGCGTGCCGGTCAGCTTCTTCTACGAAGGCGCGCCGCGCCAGGATGGCGGGCGCAGCGAGGAGGGGGCGGAGCCCACCTCCGACCTGGCCGCCCACGACGTGTTCTGGACCAGCCAGGACCTGCAATTGGTGCGCGCCTTCCAGCGCATCGCCGACGCCCAGTTGCGCCGGCGCATCATCAGCCTGGTCGAAGCGATCGGCACCGGCCCAGCGACCACGCCCCCCGACGGCACCGCGTGA
- a CDS encoding GNAT family N-acetyltransferase — protein sequence MKWMPFRSPPTAHVAPLLSADRAGELAALHATAFARPWEADEFERMLCERGHAAHALMLGTVIGGFVLSRQVLDEAEILTIVLGPASRGAGLSRQLLRSHLVALEDAGVRRVHLEVDDGNAPALALYRRLGFTETGRRASYYARPDGSRANAIMMQVALG from the coding sequence ATGAAGTGGATGCCGTTCCGCTCCCCCCCGACCGCCCATGTCGCGCCCCTGCTCTCGGCCGACCGGGCCGGGGAGCTCGCGGCGCTCCACGCCACCGCCTTCGCGCGGCCCTGGGAGGCGGACGAGTTCGAGCGCATGCTGTGCGAGCGCGGCCACGCCGCCCACGCCCTGATGCTCGGCACGGTGATCGGCGGCTTCGTGCTCTCGCGCCAGGTGCTCGACGAGGCCGAGATCCTCACCATCGTGCTCGGCCCCGCCTCCCGCGGCGCGGGCCTGAGCCGCCAGCTCCTCCGGTCGCACCTCGTCGCCCTGGAGGATGCGGGCGTGCGCCGGGTCCATCTCGAGGTCGATGACGGCAACGCCCCGGCGCTCGCCCTCTACCGCCGCCTCGGCTTCACCGAGACCGGCCGCCGGGCGAGCTACTACGCACGGCCCGACGGCAGCCGCGCCAACGCGATCATGATGCAGGTGGCGCTGGGGTAG
- the ybeY gene encoding rRNA maturation RNase YbeY — protein sequence MSDENEIDVAVEDPRWEGVAPDLDGFVARAVEAALATVPPGGPIEISIVLTDDAAVQELNRTWRGKDKPTNVLSFPNEQPHGGGPRLLGDVVLAYDTMLRESGEQSKPLDHHLAHLVVHGTLHLLGHDHELGDAEADAMEALEVVALRRLGVPDPYGDVAG from the coding sequence ATGAGTGACGAGAACGAGATCGACGTCGCGGTGGAGGATCCCCGCTGGGAGGGCGTCGCGCCCGATCTCGATGGATTCGTGGCGCGGGCCGTCGAGGCGGCGCTCGCCACCGTGCCGCCGGGCGGACCGATCGAGATCAGCATCGTGCTGACCGACGATGCCGCGGTGCAGGAGCTGAACCGGACCTGGCGGGGCAAGGACAAGCCGACCAACGTGCTGTCCTTCCCCAACGAGCAGCCGCATGGCGGCGGGCCGCGCCTCCTCGGCGACGTGGTTCTTGCGTATGACACAATGCTGCGCGAGAGTGGGGAGCAGTCCAAGCCCCTCGACCACCACCTCGCCCACCTCGTGGTTCATGGCACGCTGCACCTCCTCGGTCACGACCACGAGCTCGGCGACGCCGAGGCCGACGCCATGGAGGCGTTGGAGGTCGTGGCCCTGCGGCGCCTCGGCGTGCCGGACCCGTATGGCGACGTGGCCGGTTGA
- a CDS encoding hemolysin family protein, giving the protein MSNDRSRSAAATAQAIPEDDSPGREPWYDRLLSIFHLKTRDAQRDGLSDALAEVQNGDHAVSAVEQAMLKNVLSLHRVRVDDVMIPRADVVAVSIDTALGDLLKVFRSAGHSRLPVYGESMDDPRGMVHIRDFVDYMASRAEAGGDRLPDLAGVDLTATLATTRILRPVLFVPPSMPAIDLLARMQASRTHMALVIDEYGGTDGLISIEDLIEVVVGDIEDEHDVAETHRVLKVDGESEIFVADARASLDDVAEATGVDLAAAVGEAAEEVDTLGGLIVTIAGRVPARGEVIAVPGDFEVEVLDADPRRIKRLRMHRGFARLEAPDTPLALPPPGDAAGLRTDSAA; this is encoded by the coding sequence ATGAGCAACGATCGAAGTCGCAGCGCCGCCGCGACCGCGCAGGCGATCCCGGAGGACGACAGTCCGGGGCGCGAACCCTGGTATGATCGCCTCCTCAGCATCTTCCACCTGAAGACGCGCGACGCCCAGCGCGACGGCCTCTCGGATGCCCTCGCCGAGGTGCAGAACGGCGACCACGCCGTCTCCGCGGTCGAGCAGGCGATGCTCAAGAACGTGCTGAGCCTCCACCGGGTGCGGGTCGACGACGTCATGATCCCCCGGGCCGACGTGGTGGCGGTCTCGATCGACACCGCGCTCGGCGACCTGCTCAAGGTCTTCCGCTCCGCCGGCCATTCCCGCCTTCCCGTCTACGGCGAGAGCATGGACGACCCGCGCGGCATGGTCCACATCCGCGACTTCGTCGACTACATGGCGAGCCGGGCCGAGGCCGGCGGCGACCGCCTGCCCGACCTCGCCGGGGTCGACCTCACCGCGACGCTGGCCACCACCCGCATCCTGCGCCCGGTGCTCTTCGTGCCGCCCTCGATGCCGGCGATCGACCTGCTCGCCCGGATGCAGGCGAGCCGCACCCACATGGCCCTCGTCATCGACGAGTATGGCGGCACCGACGGCCTGATCTCGATCGAGGACCTGATCGAGGTCGTGGTCGGCGACATCGAGGACGAGCACGACGTCGCCGAGACCCACCGCGTCCTCAAGGTCGACGGCGAGAGCGAGATCTTCGTCGCCGACGCCCGCGCCAGCCTCGACGACGTCGCCGAGGCGACCGGGGTCGATCTCGCGGCGGCGGTGGGGGAGGCGGCCGAGGAGGTCGACACCCTCGGCGGCCTGATCGTCACCATCGCCGGCCGGGTCCCGGCAAGGGGCGAGGTCATCGCCGTGCCGGGCGATTTCGAGGTCGAGGTGCTGGACGCCGATCCGCGGCGGATCAAGCGCCTGCGCATGCATCGCGGCTTCGCCCGGCTCGAAGCGCCGGACACGCCGCTGGCCCTGCCGCCGCCCGGCGACGCGGCCGGCCTGCGGACCGATTCCGCCGCCTGA
- the tsaB gene encoding tRNA (adenosine(37)-N6)-threonylcarbamoyltransferase complex dimerization subunit type 1 TsaB has translation MRILAIDTALERCAACIMADDTPEPLAQESMDLARGHAEALLPLVERVVARVEGGFESLDRVAVTVGPGSYTGLRVGLSAARAVGLACGIPVVGVTTLSALLAPLLAAEEDYLGQGYLLAAAIDARHGHVYFQALSQDGGIAVPPTLLPLAEAVRLLGPGPAALAGSAAPALAAAAAGQGHRAVVPEGHIAPQIAWVASLGLVADPAHALARPLYLRGPDAQPQDHARLARR, from the coding sequence ATGCGGATCCTGGCCATCGACACGGCGCTCGAGCGCTGCGCGGCCTGCATCATGGCGGACGACACGCCCGAGCCCCTGGCCCAGGAGAGCATGGACCTCGCGCGCGGCCATGCCGAGGCGCTGCTGCCCCTCGTCGAGCGGGTGGTCGCCCGGGTCGAGGGCGGGTTCGAGAGCCTCGACCGGGTCGCCGTCACGGTCGGGCCCGGCTCCTATACGGGCCTCCGGGTCGGGCTCTCGGCCGCGCGGGCGGTGGGGCTCGCCTGCGGCATCCCGGTCGTCGGCGTCACCACCCTGTCGGCCCTGCTGGCGCCCCTGCTCGCCGCCGAGGAGGATTACCTCGGCCAGGGCTACCTGCTCGCCGCCGCGATCGACGCCCGCCACGGCCACGTCTACTTCCAGGCCCTGAGCCAGGACGGCGGCATCGCCGTGCCGCCGACCCTGCTGCCGCTGGCCGAGGCCGTGCGGCTCCTCGGGCCCGGCCCGGCGGCGCTCGCCGGATCCGCCGCCCCGGCGCTGGCCGCCGCCGCGGCCGGGCAGGGGCACCGCGCCGTGGTGCCGGAGGGCCACATCGCCCCGCAGATCGCCTGGGTGGCCTCCCTCGGCCTCGTCGCCGACCCGGCCCACGCGCTGGCCCGTCCCCTCTACCTGCGCGGGCCGGACGCCCAGCCGCAGGACCATGCCCGCCTCGCCCGCCGCTGA
- a CDS encoding PhoH family protein gives MATGEAGGRGPRGREPARESSREREMAPRAVAGLSEAAEIALTFDDNRLASLVFGQYDQNVAHLERRLGVVATALGNHVVVKGPPDSTERARRVLELLYARVRDGGGTPLTLGDVDGVIQESSLQGNLFSPDEAPANGERPSFDQIATRRRGGVRARNAAQDAYIKALRAHELVFAEGPAGTGKTWLAVGYAVSLLEQGHAERLILSRPAVEAGERLGFLPGDMREKVDPYLRPIYDALYDFMEARHVDRGLQTGMIEIAPLAFMRGRTLTNAVVLLDEAQNTTSMQMKMFLTRLGENSRMIITGDPSQIDLPPGQKSGLVEAVRILDGVEGIGRVTFRDVDVVRHDLVRRIVTAYEADAQENRPEDRTLPAQRATPPRRGPLP, from the coding sequence ATGGCGACGGGAGAGGCGGGCGGCCGCGGGCCGAGAGGGCGTGAGCCCGCGCGCGAGTCCTCGCGCGAGCGCGAGATGGCCCCCCGGGCGGTGGCGGGCCTGAGCGAGGCGGCCGAGATCGCGCTCACCTTCGACGACAACCGCCTGGCGAGCCTGGTCTTCGGCCAGTACGACCAGAACGTCGCCCATCTCGAGCGGCGCCTCGGCGTGGTGGCGACGGCGCTCGGCAACCACGTCGTGGTCAAGGGCCCGCCCGATTCGACCGAGCGGGCGCGCCGGGTGCTGGAGCTGCTCTATGCCCGCGTCCGCGACGGGGGGGGGACGCCGCTGACCCTCGGCGACGTCGACGGGGTGATCCAGGAATCGTCGCTCCAGGGCAACCTGTTCTCGCCGGACGAAGCGCCGGCCAACGGCGAGCGGCCGTCCTTCGACCAGATCGCCACCCGCCGCCGCGGCGGCGTGCGGGCCCGCAACGCCGCGCAGGACGCCTACATCAAGGCGCTGCGCGCCCACGAGCTGGTCTTCGCGGAAGGCCCCGCCGGAACAGGCAAGACCTGGCTCGCGGTCGGCTACGCCGTCTCGCTGCTCGAGCAGGGCCATGCCGAGCGGCTGATCCTGTCGCGCCCTGCGGTCGAGGCCGGCGAGCGGCTGGGCTTCCTGCCCGGCGACATGCGCGAGAAGGTCGATCCGTATCTCCGGCCGATCTACGACGCCCTCTACGACTTCATGGAGGCGCGCCACGTCGATCGCGGCTTGCAGACCGGCATGATCGAGATCGCGCCGCTCGCCTTCATGCGCGGCCGCACGCTGACCAACGCCGTGGTGCTCCTCGACGAGGCGCAGAACACCACCTCGATGCAGATGAAGATGTTCCTGACGCGGCTCGGCGAGAACTCGCGCATGATCATCACCGGCGATCCGAGCCAGATCGACCTGCCGCCGGGCCAGAAATCGGGCCTGGTCGAGGCGGTGCGGATCCTCGACGGCGTCGAAGGCATCGGCCGGGTCACCTTCCGGGATGTCGACGTGGTGCGCCACGACCTGGTGCGCCGGATCGTCACGGCCTACGAGGCCGACGCGCAGGAGAACCGCCCAGAAGACCGGACCTTGCCGGCTCAGAGGGCGACACCGCCGCGCCGGGGGCCGCTGCCATGA
- the lnt gene encoding apolipoprotein N-acyltransferase: MHDIDSNGAALAAPAVPFGLVPLAHRIALTAGWSRLALAWLAGACGALAMPPFGFLPALCIALVPAVWLLDGAATASSRLGRRAGTAVAAGLIGWAWGFGYLTAGLWWLGAAFLVEADQFAYLMPLGVLGLPAVLGLFYGAGFAAARLLWSPGPGRIAALAFGLGGAEWLRGHLFTGFPWNTLGMALGQNLWLMQAASVIGLYGLTVLAVLCGAAPATLADGGGSARRLGPLAGALLVLAGLAVGGALRVPAGPMPEVPGVRLRLVQANIPQDARFNPRNREGILERYLGLSDSATAPDRQGLRDVTHLIWPESSFPFLIQRDPQALRRIGSALPPGTLLVTGAARADEPLPGERLHFYNSILMIGQDGLVGGRYDKLHLVPFGEYLPGPVDSLLRALGLKQFVAVPGGFTAGEAHERPPLAVPGLPPVAPSICYEAIFPGAVASHRERPGLLLNVTNDGWFGDTPGPRQHFAQARLRAVEEGIPLVRAANTGISAVVDPYGRVTGMLSVGAEGVLDRNLPKNLRESTAYGRFGDVFFIIMLLGCGFIALAARTRRAPVPPRGASM, from the coding sequence ATGCACGACATCGACTCGAACGGGGCGGCGCTCGCTGCCCCGGCGGTGCCCTTCGGCCTCGTGCCGCTCGCCCACCGCATCGCCCTCACCGCCGGCTGGTCCCGTCTCGCCCTGGCCTGGCTCGCCGGCGCCTGCGGGGCCTTGGCGATGCCGCCCTTCGGGTTCCTGCCCGCCCTCTGCATCGCCCTGGTGCCGGCGGTCTGGCTGCTCGACGGGGCGGCCACCGCCTCGTCGCGCCTGGGACGGCGCGCCGGCACGGCTGTCGCCGCCGGCCTGATCGGCTGGGCCTGGGGCTTCGGCTATCTCACCGCCGGCCTGTGGTGGCTCGGCGCGGCCTTCCTGGTCGAGGCCGACCAATTCGCCTACCTGATGCCGCTCGGCGTGCTCGGCCTGCCGGCGGTCCTCGGCCTGTTCTACGGTGCGGGCTTCGCGGCCGCACGGCTGCTCTGGTCGCCCGGCCCGGGCCGGATCGCCGCCCTGGCCTTCGGCCTGGGCGGCGCCGAGTGGCTGCGCGGCCACCTGTTCACCGGGTTTCCCTGGAACACCCTCGGCATGGCGCTCGGCCAGAACCTCTGGCTGATGCAGGCGGCCTCCGTGATCGGCCTCTACGGGCTGACCGTGCTGGCGGTGCTGTGCGGCGCCGCGCCCGCCACCCTCGCCGATGGGGGCGGGTCGGCGCGGCGGCTCGGGCCGCTCGCCGGTGCGCTCCTCGTCCTCGCCGGCCTCGCTGTGGGCGGGGCGCTGCGGGTGCCGGCCGGCCCGATGCCGGAGGTGCCCGGCGTGCGCCTGCGCCTCGTCCAGGCCAACATCCCGCAGGATGCCCGCTTCAACCCGCGCAACCGCGAGGGCATCCTCGAGCGCTACCTGGGCCTCAGCGACAGCGCGACCGCGCCGGACCGGCAGGGCCTGCGGGACGTCACCCACCTGATCTGGCCGGAATCCTCGTTCCCGTTCCTGATCCAGCGCGATCCCCAGGCGCTGCGGCGGATCGGGAGCGCGCTGCCGCCCGGCACGCTGCTGGTCACCGGCGCGGCCCGGGCCGACGAGCCGCTGCCCGGCGAGCGGCTGCACTTCTACAACTCGATCCTGATGATCGGGCAGGACGGCCTCGTCGGCGGACGCTACGACAAGCTCCACCTCGTGCCGTTCGGCGAGTACCTGCCGGGGCCGGTCGACAGCCTGCTGCGCGCTCTCGGTCTCAAGCAGTTCGTGGCGGTGCCGGGCGGCTTCACCGCGGGCGAGGCGCATGAGCGTCCGCCGCTGGCGGTGCCGGGCCTGCCGCCGGTGGCGCCCTCGATCTGCTACGAGGCGATCTTTCCCGGCGCCGTCGCGTCGCACCGGGAGCGTCCCGGCCTGCTCCTCAACGTCACCAATGACGGCTGGTTCGGCGACACGCCCGGACCGCGCCAACACTTCGCGCAGGCGCGTCTTCGCGCAGTTGAGGAAGGGATTCCTCTCGTGCGGGCCGCGAATACCGGTATCAGCGCCGTGGTCGATCCTTACGGCCGGGTGACCGGGATGTTGTCGGTCGGCGCCGAAGGGGTTCTTGATCGAAACCTCCCTAAGAACCTTAGGGAAAGTACGGCTTATGGACGATTCGGCGATGTTTTTTTCATCATCATGCTCTTAGGGTGCGGGTTCATCGCCCTTGCGGCGCGCACCCGTCGCGCGCCTGTCCCGCCCCGCGGAGCGTCAATGTGA
- the miaB gene encoding tRNA (N6-isopentenyl adenosine(37)-C2)-methylthiotransferase MiaB has product MKKAFVKSYGCQMNVYDASRMVDLLGREGFVETGAVEEADVVVLNTCHIREKAAEKVYSELGRLRVLKGERAEAGRDTTVVVAGCVAQAEGREILNRAPGVDVVVGPQSYHRLPQLLAASKDGRVVDTEFPVEDKFDHLPLRRTPGVSAFLTVQEGCDKFCAFCVVPYTRGAEVSRPVQKIVAEAERLAAAGARELTLIGQNVNAYHGEGPDGRDWTLGDLLHRVAAIPGVLRLRYTTSHPRDMDEALIAAHRDLPALMPYLHLPVQSGSDRILHAMNRKHDADTYRRLIDRVRAARPDIALSSDFIVGFPGESDADHAETMRLIADIGFASAFSFKYSPRPGTPAAESADAVPEAVKSARLAELQDLLERQRQDFNHATVGRTVPVLLEKAGRHPGQVAGKSPYLQAVQIEGDTAAIGTVIPVRITRAGSNSLFGEAITESAAPATTADAAATANAAATAAAAATAAA; this is encoded by the coding sequence TTGAAGAAAGCGTTCGTCAAATCCTACGGCTGCCAGATGAACGTCTACGACGCGTCCCGCATGGTCGACCTGCTCGGCCGCGAGGGCTTCGTCGAGACCGGCGCCGTGGAGGAGGCCGACGTCGTCGTCCTCAACACCTGCCACATCCGCGAGAAGGCGGCGGAGAAGGTCTATTCCGAGCTCGGCCGCCTGCGCGTCCTGAAGGGCGAGCGGGCGGAGGCCGGCCGCGACACCACGGTGGTGGTGGCGGGCTGCGTCGCGCAGGCCGAAGGCCGCGAGATCCTCAACCGCGCGCCGGGCGTCGACGTGGTGGTGGGCCCGCAGAGCTATCACCGCCTGCCGCAGCTGCTCGCGGCCTCGAAGGACGGCCGGGTCGTCGACACCGAGTTCCCGGTCGAGGACAAGTTCGACCACCTGCCGCTCCGTCGCACCCCGGGGGTCTCGGCCTTCCTCACGGTCCAGGAGGGCTGCGACAAGTTCTGCGCCTTCTGCGTCGTGCCCTATACCCGCGGCGCCGAGGTCTCGCGCCCGGTCCAGAAGATCGTGGCGGAGGCCGAGCGTCTGGCGGCGGCCGGCGCCCGCGAGCTGACGCTGATCGGCCAGAACGTCAACGCCTATCACGGCGAGGGCCCGGACGGGCGCGACTGGACGCTCGGGGACCTGCTGCACCGCGTCGCGGCGATCCCGGGCGTGCTGCGCCTGCGCTACACCACCAGCCATCCGCGCGACATGGACGAGGCCCTGATCGCGGCGCATCGCGACCTGCCGGCCCTGATGCCCTACCTGCACCTGCCGGTGCAGTCGGGCTCGGACCGGATCCTGCACGCGATGAACCGCAAGCACGATGCCGACACCTATCGCCGGCTGATCGACCGGGTGCGGGCGGCGCGGCCCGACATCGCCCTGTCCTCCGACTTCATCGTCGGCTTCCCGGGCGAGTCCGATGCCGACCACGCCGAGACGATGCGGCTGATCGCCGACATCGGATTCGCCAGCGCGTTCTCGTTCAAGTACAGCCCGCGCCCCGGCACCCCGGCGGCGGAGAGCGCCGACGCGGTGCCGGAGGCGGTGAAGAGCGCCCGGCTCGCCGAGCTTCAGGACCTGCTGGAGCGCCAGCGCCAGGACTTCAATCACGCCACGGTCGGCCGCACCGTGCCGGTCCTGCTCGAGAAGGCGGGGCGGCATCCGGGCCAGGTCGCCGGCAAGTCGCCCTATCTCCAGGCGGTGCAGATCGAGGGCGACACGGCCGCGATCGGCACCGTGATCCCGGTGCGGATCACCCGGGCCGGCTCGAACAGCCTGTTCGGCGAGGCGATCACCGAATCTGCGGCACCCGCAACGACGGCCGATGCGGCCGCGACGGCCAATGCGGCCGCAACGGCCGCCGCGGCCGCGACGGCCGCCGCGTGA
- a CDS encoding MFS transporter, translating to MRSIEREPGAGPEPGAGQEAGAGTARPGRAEAGFHPVLIGLGLMLVAFNLRPALSSVGPLLPGIRAETGLNGALAGALITLPVLCLGVFGRLAPLLVRRIGPDAGVLAALVVLALGLTLRGLGGVPLLFFGSVVAAAAIGIVGVILPGIVKRDFPDRAGLMTGLYTALLCLGAAAGAGFTVPVRRALDLGWEGALMLWAAPALVAAAAWLPFAHARPLSSASAARPSGRLWRDPLAWQVTAFMGLQSSLAYIVFGWLPAALVDRGFDIVTAGLVASVSALAQGVLALVVPTLAARRPDQRPWVVLVISLPLVGFTGLLAGPLALAWGFALLLGLGLGGCFGLALTLIVLRAGDPRAAAELSAMAQGVGYCGAALGPFLVGIVHDLSDGWGLPALLYAALCLAAGSFGLLAARDRTVRI from the coding sequence TTGCGGAGCATCGAACGGGAGCCCGGTGCCGGGCCGGAGCCCGGTGCCGGGCAGGAGGCCGGTGCCGGGACCGCGCGGCCGGGACGGGCCGAGGCCGGTTTCCATCCGGTCCTGATCGGCCTCGGGCTGATGCTGGTCGCCTTCAATCTCCGGCCCGCCCTGTCGAGCGTCGGCCCGCTCCTGCCGGGCATCCGGGCCGAGACCGGCCTCAACGGCGCGCTCGCCGGCGCCCTCATCACCCTGCCGGTCCTGTGCCTCGGGGTGTTCGGCCGCCTGGCGCCGCTGCTCGTGCGGCGCATCGGGCCGGATGCGGGGGTGCTGGCAGCCCTGGTGGTGCTGGCGCTCGGCCTTACCTTACGCGGCCTCGGCGGGGTGCCGCTGCTCTTCTTCGGCTCGGTGGTCGCCGCCGCGGCGATCGGGATCGTCGGAGTGATCCTGCCCGGCATCGTCAAGCGCGACTTCCCCGACCGGGCCGGGCTGATGACCGGCCTCTACACCGCGCTTCTCTGCCTCGGCGCCGCCGCCGGGGCCGGCTTCACCGTGCCGGTGCGCCGGGCCCTCGACCTCGGCTGGGAGGGCGCCCTGATGCTGTGGGCGGCGCCGGCCCTGGTGGCGGCCGCCGCCTGGCTGCCCTTCGCGCACGCCCGGCCGCTGTCCTCCGCCTCGGCCGCGCGGCCGAGCGGCCGGCTCTGGCGCGACCCGCTGGCCTGGCAGGTCACCGCCTTCATGGGCCTGCAATCGTCGCTCGCCTACATCGTGTTCGGCTGGCTGCCCGCCGCCCTGGTCGACCGGGGCTTCGACATCGTGACGGCCGGCCTCGTCGCCTCGGTCTCGGCGCTGGCGCAGGGCGTGCTCGCCCTTGTGGTGCCGACGCTCGCCGCGCGCCGGCCGGACCAGCGCCCCTGGGTGGTGCTGGTGATCAGCCTGCCGCTCGTCGGATTCACCGGGCTCCTGGCCGGGCCGCTGGCACTGGCCTGGGGCTTCGCGCTGCTGCTCGGCCTCGGCCTCGGCGGCTGCTTCGGCCTCGCCCTCACGCTGATCGTGCTGCGGGCCGGCGATCCCCGCGCCGCCGCCGAGCTCTCCGCCATGGCGCAGGGGGTCGGCTATTGCGGCGCGGCCCTCGGGCCGTTCCTGGTCGGGATCGTGCACGACCTGAGCGACGGCTGGGGCCTGCCGGCCTTGCTCTACGCCGCCCTGTGTCTCGCGGCGGGAAGCTTCGGTCTGCTCGCCGCGCGGGACCGGACGGTGCGCATCTGA